In Notamacropus eugenii isolate mMacEug1 chromosome 1, mMacEug1.pri_v2, whole genome shotgun sequence, one genomic interval encodes:
- the THAP11 gene encoding THAP domain-containing protein 11 — translation MPGFTCCVPGCYNNSHRDKALHFYTFPKDAELRRQWLKNVSRAGVSGCFSTFQPTAGHRLCSVHFQGGRKTYTVRVPTIFPLRGVNERKARRPGGGGAAGAAARRRQQQQQQLQQQQQPAQPQPQPPPAALPAPSQASLVSASAAVLLTLQAAVESGPAAPAAPPQPPAGDDVKPIDLTVQVEFASAEGAPAPELGVPAAPAAASGPRLVVVGEEGFPDTGSDHSYSLSSGTTEEELLRKLNEQRDILALMEVKMKEMKGSIRHLRLTEAKLREELREKDRLLAMAVIRKKHGM, via the coding sequence ATGCCGGGCTTCACGTGCTGCGTGCCGGGCTGCTACAACAACTCGCATCGGGACAAGGCGCTGCACTTCTACACCTTCCCCAAGGACGCGGAGCTGCGGCGCCAGTGGCTCAAGAACGTGTCGCGGGCCGGCGTCAGCGGCTGCTTCTCCACCTTCCAGCCCACGGCCGGCCACCGCCTGTGCAGCGTCCACTTCCAGGGCGGCCGCAAAACTTACACGGTGCGCGTCCCCACCATCTTCCCGCTGCGCGGCGTCAACGAGCGCAAGGCCCGGCGGCCCGGGGGCGGCGGGGCGGCGGGGGCGGCCGCCCgacggaggcagcagcagcagcagcagctgcagcagcagcagcagccggcCCAGCCCCAGCCGCAGCCGCCGCCGGCCGCGCTTCCGGCCCCCTCGCAGGCGTCCCTGGTGTCCGCCTCGGCCGCAGTGCTGCTCACCCTGCAGGCGGCCGTGGAGAGCGGCCCCGCCGCCCCCGCCGCGCCCCCGCAGCCCCCGGCCGGGGACGACGTGAAGCCCATCGACCTGACGGTGCAGGTGGAGTTCGCCTCGGCCGAGGGGGCCCCCGCCCCAGAGCTCGGCGTACCCGCGGCTCCCGCGGCCGCCTCGGGGCCCAGGCTGGTGGTGGTGGGCGAGGAGGGCTTCCCGGACACGGGCTCGGACCACTCCTATTCTCTGTCCTCGGGCACCACGGAGGAAGAGCTGCTGCGGAAGCTGAACGAGCAGCGAGACATCCTGGCCCTGATGGAGGTGAAGATGAAGGAGATGAAAGGCAGCATCCGCCACCTGCGGCTCACCGAGGCCAAGCTTCGGGAGGAGCTCCGCGAGAAGGACCGGCTGCTGGCCATGGCCGTTATCCGAAAGAAGCACGGCATGTGA
- the NUTF2 gene encoding nuclear transport factor 2, which produces MGDKPIWEQIGSSFVQHYYQLFDNDRTQLGAIYIDASCLTWEGQQFQGKAAIVEKLSSLPFQKIQHSITAQDHQPTPDSCILSMVVGQLKADEDPIMGFHQIFLLKNINDAWVCTNDMFRLALHNFG; this is translated from the exons ATGGGAGACAAGCCGATTTGGGAGCAGATTGGATCCAGCTTTGTGCAACATTACTACCAGTTATTTGATAATGACAGAACTCAATTAGGAGCAATATAT attgATGCATCTTGCCTTACATGGGAAGGGCAGCAATTCCAAGGCAAAGCAGCCATCGTGGAGAAATTGTCT agCCTTCCATTTCAGAAAATACAGCACAGCATCACAGCTCAGGACCACCAGCCCACCCCTGACAGCTGTATACTCAGTATGGTGGTGGGGCAGCTCAAG GCTGATGAAGACCCCATCATGGGATTCCACCAGATATTTCTATTAAAGAACATCAATGATGCTTGGGTGTGCACCAATGACATGTTCAGGCTAGCTCTGCACAACTTCGGCTGA